In Pangasianodon hypophthalmus isolate fPanHyp1 chromosome 5, fPanHyp1.pri, whole genome shotgun sequence, the DNA window CCCCTGTAGTTAACAGAACCaaaagttgatttatttatttgcttaccTGATAATACTATACACTTTTACAAGAAAAGATACATTCTGTAGTTTAGTCTGGAGTACTTTTTGGTGTAATGTGTACTTTGACCTCTGAACTCTAAATACAAAGCTGTTACAAATAAagaacttttattttgaagtcCAAAAAACAGTCCTGGCATTATTTTCCTTAGACCTCTGAAGTGTAAATACGAAGCTGTTGCGAATAAagaacttttattttgaaatccaaaaaaaaaaaaaaaaaaaaaaaaaaaaggctcgtCACACTGTTAATCCGGAAGCAATTGTTCAAAGTAAACATGCCATGCTAGCCGCGTCCAAAAAAGTCAACCAAATATAGTTTATTTAGAGACATTTGAAGGCAGTTTTATGGTTATAATAGCCTGGTTTTATCCTTCTGACACTGTGGttagtgtaaaataaattaatgtcataaatttattatattcaCATATTCTGAGATTaggagctagctagctaaaaaaaaaaaaaaagtccccaCGTGAGTAGCGAGCTCTCGAGCCCAGGACAGGTCAGACATGACTGGTAACACTATGAAACCATATCATGAACCCAGTTTGAGTGAGTTTCAGTTCTTTGTATTGTGACATAgttacaaaacattaaatatattgcaTACTTGATAATTCCTCCTCCCTTTTTGTGATGTGACAGGATAGAGTGAAAGCTTTCCTGTTACCTTGACGACCCTTCCCACAGCTCCAGCTTCCGGTGTAGTATACTCatccatatccatatctatatctatatccaTATCCGTGTCTATGTCCATGCCAGCGTGAATAAGAAGGCTTCTAATAGCGATTCCTGTCCTTAAAGCCATGATGCACAACCTCAGCAGAACCAGAGTCCAGACCCTGTGAGCTCCTTGTGCACcttttctcatctcatctcatctcatctcatctcctgTCCTTGCCTCAGCTCTAGAAGACCCAGTTGTGAAGAGTGAAATATGAAGCGCAGGCTGCTTTGCTGACCTGTCCCTGGTCTACGGTCATGCTGAGGCTCTGTACCCTGCGCTGTCACCCTCACAGACTGTTTCATCATGGCGCTGTGTGTCAGGACCACGTCATGGGGCAGCTCCGGGCCTGCACGGCAGAGGACCAGCTCTTTGACGTGGTGAGCAAGAACAAGGCGAAGCTCTCCGTCAGTCATGTGGGCTTTGCCGTGGGCCTGCTGTGGCAGTTTCAGAGGGAGAGACCAGAAATGCTGCGGACGGTCAAACTGATCCGGGCTCATCCACAGTTCCTCACGCTTCGAGTTCTGGCTGAGAACAAGATCAGCCTGATGGATGATGTGACGGTGGTGGACATACTTTATGGTGGACTCAGGTACATAATGCCACCTGTAACACAGAATTGGCTCTTGGtgactttacacacacagatgcacgcACACAGAGCCGAATGCATTcctgtaaaacaaaataataaagacaTAGATCTTCTTTTATTAtgacaagtaacaaaaatggttCTTCGGATATGTTTCGTAGCTGCTGAGGATGGCACCACACGGACAGCCTAAAGTTCAGTGAGATTACTGTGGGTGATGCCatttagaaaccataaagatgacTTAGGACTGCACTCAactctccatcactgaacagttgataacctcaacaaaatagacttcatgttaaagctataatgaattcagaatattcataagttgctcatataGCTCACAAGTttctggttacacaactgcactttttgactcTATAGTCCACAATTATAGAacggaaattatttataatcgcagtATCTGCTATCAGATGAGGACGGGTTCACTTTCGAGTCTGGTTCGTctcaggtttcttcctcttgtcattTCAGGGAGTtgttccttgccactgtcgcctctgccttgctcattaggataaatataaaatttatatcaggaatttatatatttctgtaaagctgcttttaacaatgggtGCTTGTTACTTGTAATAATGAAAGAACATCTAcgtctttattatttataaatttatatcaggaatttatatatttctgtaaagctgctttgtgataatgtcgactgttaaaagcgctacacaaataataTTTAGTTGAATTTagtatgttaagatattaatagtgaaataaataaataaatattggttCAAAAGTTTATATCTCCTTTGAATGTGATGCAAGATACAAATCTTCCCTAATAACTTGTATCTCcgacatttttttgtcttatgagCTTTTACACGGATGCCCTGTTAATGCTTCACGGACACATGGATGTCCCCCAACCCCCAGTTTTTGTACTCGAGGATAGATCTTTTAGAGTTTTTGTgtgatattttttgtaaataaatggcAAATTGGtactcttttttcctttttttccattcacaATCCACGAGGGATGCATGACTTGCACTTGCAGCTGTATAATGATGGAAAACCATTGATGTGATTGATGCATCTATTCATCCaattctctgtgtttctctttttttcaagaCTTCAGATTGAACCACATGACTCGCTCATCCAGCAGCTGGTGGTTGAAGCCTGGAACAGATTGGAAAGGTAGGAGTGACACTAAGAAAATATGGAATGTGGAAAATATCTCATGACACTTAAAGAGGTTTGTGATATAGAGTATGCATAATGCAGTATGTGTATTTTGAGATACGTGATGTGTAATTATTTGGTGCTGGCAAAACAGTAATGCCAAAGAGCAGTGTGAGTTATCAATAATCATTTAAGCAAATTACTTAACacagaaaaattaaacatttggtataaaaaaatcatttaatgcCCAATcagctaaataaaattgtatgtggctcagtgttatagatttatggAATATATCAATGTTATATTGCTATATCCTCAAGCTCTAGGTGACTTATGAGAACTCATAGGTTTTTATGCCTGAACCCAAGCATTATCTGTTCTACAGATTCCCCATGACGACTCTGTCAAAGTTATCTATTTGTTTGAATGACCTGGGGCTGCACCACAGTCCACTGATGGGTCACATTACTGAGATTGTGAATCAGAGACTGGATTCAATAGAAGATGCCAGGTATTGATTCTCTCGGTCCAAAAAACATGTCACTCTTCCATACAAAGTCCTTTATACAGATAGAAATCAAATAATCTTGATTTCTGTTTCTCAGAGTGTTGACCACGCTCATGATCAGTATGTCGTCCCTGCTGTCTGTCCGCTTACGGGACGCGCTGATTGAAAAAGCCGAGATTCTGTTGGACAGAATGGACACATTCCATTACAACAATCCCAGGAGGGTAGTACAGTTCCTCCGACATCTCAAGTGCATCCATCGGCCCTTATTGGAAAAGTGCAGCCGCATTCTCCTGAAAAATGTCCCTAATCTGGATGTGGAGAACCTCAGCATTATAGTGACACTGTATCAGTCAATGCCGTTCAGCAACTGGGACTTCAGACAGGCTGCCATGCAGAGGCTGATGGAGCTGATGGACTCGTGCACTGACCCGGAATCTTTCACAAAGCTCTTTATTGCTCTGGGACCCCTGGCAGGACCAGCGACCAGAGAGAGGTAAAAGTAATTGTGCAGGGTAACGAAGTCATTGTGGGTAGTGTGTGTACGGTGTCTCAGTCAGGGcccagtttcccaaaagcatcgtAAAGTGAAGGTTATCTTAACTGCTAAAGAAGGTGTTCAAAGTCACTCTGCCATTTTAACAATAACATTTGTGCTGCAATGCTTTTGAGAATTTCAGCCATGATAAATAATTCTTTACTTACATAGGATGTTTCAGTTTGAGTCAGAGTAATGTAGACATCTTTGTTAATTCTTTGTTGTACCACGGGGTGGCTGAATGcacaaatctgatttttcaGAAGGTGCGCGTTGCTTTCGTATAGCAGCACGTCTCGGAaaatagttccagctgtaacatgaacgacagGTTCATgttattaatgcgcttgttctaatacatcattaattctatagtaacagctcatatgcagggacttgtatggcagacgcttaacataatctaagattaataataaacagattttaaaaaacggCTTGCtgttttaacaaagtaaaaagtATAATCGTCGatgtggtgatttttttaaggagacgtttatttaacatttatggaataaGTCATGATTTGAAgcactttgtaagagtcagaaggTTCCAgatcaggaaagtcttcaggacaggagtttacactttctggtttctcagtaaaatgataGGTTGTGTttttagagaaagagagagagagagagagagagaggctgttgaaggaatgactgtttatcgcagctataacaCAGGTGAggacaggaacaaacttgtctctcggacattccacaacataaaatctaaggataaatcattaaaatgtgcaaCGTGTTGCGGTTGAGGGGGTAGATACGGGCAGTAGCATGACATGCATTATTTCCATATAATCCATATAATCTGTcgtattttaattcatttattcatcttcagtaactgcttagTCAGAGTTGTGGTCGATCCCGAGTTTTTCTAAGGAATACTGGCAGTGAGGCGAGTATCCCATAcaacctggatgggatgccagtccatcttaGAGCGCTATGCACACGTATTCGCACACTCATTCAGAAgtaatggcatgtttttaggaggtaggaagaaactggagaaagtGACACacggagaacatgcacagaaactggagctgtgatgcagcagtgctacATGCGGCCAAAACAACCACCTACACTATATCAAGGAAATTAGCTCATGCGCTTCAGGAAATGCTGCCATGTTATATTCTCAAAATGTAGATGCATTTCAGGTTGGAACTGTTTAAATGTGAGTGTTTTCGATATCCAACTTCTAGTGCTGCTGAATCTATGTCACAGGTTGGAAAGTACAGCGCTGCTGCTGGCTGATCAGCTGAACGCTCACCAAGCTCTAGTGATTGCCGAGACACTGGAGGAGATGCAGAGCCGAAACTTTCAACTCATTAATAAGTAAAAACTTCATCCTTGCTTTTCCTGTCTTTATGGAAAGAAGTGATTAGAGATCTCTGTTCTGTAGTCTAGAGCATATATCAGTGAGTTCAAGCCAGCTTCATTATACTGAGGCACGGCTGGTTAGGCCGTAGATTATCTATCCTGTATAGCTGTGTGTTAATTGATTGTGGTCATTTTGCAGGATTGCGTCTGTACTGCACAGGAATCTGGAGGTGTACAGGCCAGTGGAGATTGCAAAGATCATCCAGGCGCTAATTCTGCTGCACTGTCAGAGTCCTGAGCTCTTCTCCAGACTGAAGAGCATAGTGCTCCAGTGAGTCTCATCCAGTTCTCATCCAGTTAAATGCTTTATTGGCGtgacaaatattaacatttgttaTTAACATCCTTTGATTGATTAAGTTGTATGAGGTGATTGATTTCCTATTTTTTACCCCCTAATTTTTCctaagtattatttatttatttacttctttattttaaattgtaaagtgaccttggGTGTGAGAAAGGCACTATgtaaattaaacatattattattattattattattattattattattatttacctcAGTGCACTGTACACTGACATGCAATATTATGAACTAATTGTAAGCTGATGCGCAGTTTAAAGAAGTGATGCTATTAGAAACAATTTTAacaactttatattttatttcctattttcACTGTAAGCTTTAACAGGAATAAGGAATTAATTAAATGTCCTGCTGTATTGTCTATTCATTTGTGTCTgatgcaattttattttatattctatatatttattgttgCACATGGAGGAGTGATGGggattaaatttaaaacaattgtGGAAGGTTGGGGGAAGATTTTCGGCAAAATTTTCGGCATCATTGATAGTCTTTTATAACCACTCAAAAATATTAGTCATTTGAAAATAAGGCCCATTTTATAAACTcacatgcacatttttttaattgtgaagGTACTGTATCATTTTTTGATTCTTTGTATTGGTTTGCTTTGTATTGATCTAAATTTGTTAACACAGCCATTTATCTACTGATGCACTTTGCTTCATACTCCTTTATGAGTTTGCTCTTAAACTAACAGTGTTTACTGACCAAAGCGTGCATTACTATATTGGTGAAAGCCAGAGATAAGTGAGAAAGGAGCCCGTCATTTAAGGTCAACCTTTTTTAAAGTAGCCGCAGTACTCAGGGTTTTGCATTAAACATCTGAGCTcttattttgtatttgaattccatcatttctgtctttattaGTTACTTACAGACCTGTGTGCACATATACGAGGTGATCATGCTGACCCGTGTGCTCGCCATGCTGCCCTCTGCACGTATCGAGGAGTCGGTCTTCTCTCGCATCGATGCCGTGTTGCCTCAGTGCAGCCTGATAGGTCTAAGCTCACTCACAACGGCCGTTGCCAAATGGATGCGAAATGACCCCTCCTACAGCCAGAGCGCTCACAGCAAGTACGTGCGTCTGCTGCAGAACCTAAACCACTGTGCACATGAGCGAGTCCAGATGGTCAAGAGACTGGACCTGCTCATGGAGGAGCTTAAATTCATGTCAGgggaatggtttgaggagaTGCTGCTTGAGGAGACACTTGTGGTACTTCAGAGATTGGCAGATCAGCTCACCTGGACCAACATGCTAGACATGGTCCTCTTTTTAACCAGGACCACCTACCGCTCTACTCCACTGCTGGACCGAATCGTCACCGTAGCCTTAGAGAACACACATAAGGTATGAcgattttaaatgcttttatttaatatctggACTATCAGTCTTTTTCCTTATTCTGTGAATGGTGTTTCAAGGtggttataattattatatagtCATTAAGTCATAAGCCTAATCGATTATATAAGTCATTATAGTCATAAGCCtaattgactggtcacttgaatttaatggatttaaaattATGCCAGTTGTTTGTATCCTAATCTAAAGCTCAATAACTTAAGttattaaaactaataactGATAAATAATGCTAACCTGAagagacatttttaataaagttaatgCTGTTAATATGATACAAAAGTTCCATTTTAATACAGTTCAAGTGGTTTGGACtttgtgggagaaaaaaaaattgaataaaaagttgtaatggtgctaataaataaatatgatttgtatatacattcaccatccattttaataggaacacctgctcatttatacaatcagccaatcatgtggcagaagcgcAGTggataaaatcctgcagatacaggtcaaaagcttcagttaatgttcacatcaagcaacagaattgggaaaaatgtgatctcagtgactttgaacgtggcattgttgttggtgccagatgggctggtttgagtatttcagaaactgctgatctcgtGAGCGCagaatagtctctagagtttatagaGAATGGTGCGAGAGAAAAAACATcaatgagtggcagttctgaAGATGGAAacgaggtcagaggagaatggagaGGCTTGattgagctgacaagaaggctacagtaactcaaatagccaATCTTTATAaccatagtgagcagaaaaCATCCCGGACCTTGAGGTGAATGAGCTacgacagcagaagactacattgTTTTCTCCTCTggacagccaagaacagaaatctgaggctgcCTTGGGCACAGGTtaacccaaactggacagctgaagactggaaaaagaccagggaCTATGTTTCTCATCTTCAactttgtaaactctagagactgttgtgtgtggaaaGTGGTGTGAGGTTGAAAAAGTTTGAGATCTTTTTTAGCTGTTTACGTGATTTATTGTATAGTGGATGCATTTTTCTGCATTTATATacatacttcatttttttttatcttttagaTTCATTACTCTGCAATTTATATCACTTTGCTCCCATTTGCTGTGCTTAACTACGACTCGCCAAAGGTGGACGAGTTATTTGATGCTTACATTCAACATTTCACTCCAAAAATTAGTGAGTGCTTTTTTTGAAAACTTGAACCATTTTGATTAGAGACAATTGACCTAGAATTAGACTCAAATGCTCTGTCTTGTATATTCCCAGGTTCGTTTGACCCTCACATGTTGGTTCTGTTGGCTTATGTCTTGGCTCTGACCAACCGTTTCCCAGAGCCACTGATCAGAGAAATATTCAGAGTGGATTTCCTGGCCAAGCTGGATGCACAGCTCGAGAGTATGTGAGGTTTCTTAATGCTTGTCTTCCTTCCACAAGTCAGAAAATTCATAGTGGTGTAAATTGGTGTAATTCTGACAAATCacaaattagcattttaaacTCGTCATATACTCATTTatgaacagtgaaaaaaaaaaaaattaatgtggtATTGGGAGGTGTTTTGGTTGTCATGTGTACATTTATACAACCTCTGGCCATAATGTTTCTCAGAGCTCTTTAAGTAGTTTGAGGAATcagatttaaatatgttttaataagcATCTTGCCTGCATATGATCTTCTGTAATCTCTGTGTGGAAGAGATACTTGATACTCAAAGAGATACTCGATACTTGATCATTGAAATGATCAGTTGTAAACAGGGCACGTATTAATACATCATGTATAATACTAAATGATGCTCAACTTCCTATACACTTCCCACTAACAGCACTATCAAGTGCTCAGAACATGCGAGTGCGTTCGCGCCTGATGCAGCTGAACCGTGCCGTGTGTCTCGAGTGCCCGGAGTTCCAGGTGCCCTGGTTCCACGAGCGTTACTGCATGCAGCTCCATAGGAGAGGTGAGTGAAGATACATACAATATCTGCTATTGTAGTGCAGCTACTTTTAGAGCACCACAAGTTTTTTTCCAAGTTACCATGATGGCTAATCAactgaatttctttttctgAAACACGCAGACCACAGCTCGGTCAATCTAGCCCAGCAGCAGATCCACAGGATGCTGGGAGAAGTGCTTGGAGGCATTAACTGTGTCAGAGTAGCAGTGTTGACTCCGTATTTCTACACTGTTGGTGAGTTCAACCTTCAACCACACCTTTCCTGGAGAGTAGTAGGAAtagttttacaatttttttaatcaattttgcAGACTATGAGTGCGTCCTGGATCGCAATCAGCAAGCAGTGCCTTACAGTAAAATGAGTGAATTGCAGATCAACGAAGATGGCAAGGTGCACTGGGACTCGGGGTCAGAGAAGGAGAGGACAGAGCTACCTCCAGGTGCTCAACGGTACGTACACATTGGAATTTACACACTCGGTTGTAGAATGCATAACCAAATGGGCACACATTTCCTTTAGGTAAGGAAAAATCataatggggcatgctgttacaggaaaataattaacgacGTGGATGATGTGATGCCATTGCCTAGCCACCAATTACaagttgttatttaataacaaacaacatgacattattttgattatagtcacatttaatgttgtggaacgccTGCAAAACAATTTCACTCCTGTTATcccttacattatagcagctataaacattcattccttatccagcttctctttttctttctttctctcttgaagttaataagacaaataatggagcttgtcatgctacagagaaagtgcaaagtgctctgtcctgaagactctcccatggcaTACGTCTtgctattacaaagcactggagactccttccattcaTCTCCTTAGAgacatctccttagagaaagcttcaccatatcacaacacatttttttatccatttattattaatattagtatataattactatttattattagtcttagaactgtgatttgaattacagccggcactactgtcagagctgcttcctgaccaatcagatttgagaattcgacAGCACTGATTTATAGAATTTTGTTCGAATGCTGATTTGACTTTGCTCTTCTGAAACCTGTTTTCTTTAGCATTGCTCTAGACTTCCTGAATTCCAAGTCCTTCTGCAAAAACTCGCAACACCTTAAAGGAGACGTCCTGATGAGAAAGAGACATCTGGAGATTTTAGGATATCACGTTTTGCAGGTGAGTAAATAGAGAATTCTTCCTTTACCACCATCTAgttacaaaagaagaaaaatgatagACTCATGAACTGCTCTCCAACACAGATTCCTCACTTTGAATGGAATTCTATGGAGCTCTCAACACCTGATGCCTGGAAGGAATATTTAAGAAAGAAGTTATTCACAGAACTGCCCTGAGTCACATAAACTGTCTGAACACTTTATGATGATACCAAAAATGCACTCTTTTCTGGATATCCATGCTGGTGTATTTATCTGGGAGTGTGTGGATACTGATGGATTGCATATGATGTGCAAGTGCCCCATTCTTCTCTTTATATTAACTCCAAGAATACAGAGAAATACCACACTGCCACTAATGCctcttgtgtgtttgttttatagctgtattttttgcattataaatattattgctGTAACAAATTACCTAATatcaaataatttcattttgtaaTCTGAATACAGGTTTTTGAGctcaaacatttacaaaaatgtcaggggtgtatatgaatatatttgacATCCTTGTGAAATCATCCAAACCTCTAAAACAGTTGTGTGTTTCATGCTCATGCACTACTAAATTATATCTCCATGTAACTGGAATCATCAAGTTAGGCTAAAAATAAATTGTCCTTTGACAGAGACCTGGGCTATTTTTACAGTTTGGgcatttttacagcatttagtcGCATGGAAACGCAGGATGCACCAGCTGCATAACGCATCTCTCTCAAAATTCCAGCCCACTGCTTCTTGTCCTCTTCATACCTATCACAAAAATAGTAGACTAAAGGTCAGACAGCTTTCTGCAGGAACAGTTAGTCTATAATAACCTCACACCAGCTTTGTTGTAAAGCTTATAACACGATTCTGGTAGTGATTACTTACTGCCAAATGTCTGTGATCTCTGATGGAACACACTCTTTATCTTGCCCTACCATGGTAAAGCCCCCGACTGCATAAAGCTCTCCATCAACACTGACGACGTTTATTGAGCTCCTCTCTTGCGCAAACTCGGGGAAGGCTTCCCACCTACAAGGCAAAAATGATTATAAAGCATGATTACATATATAGAACAACGTAGTGATGTGCTTGTAGATATTTGTAGAAATGGCGTACTGGATATCTGGTGGATTATTATgttattcaactaaaatttgtaaaagtCCAGTAACATAAATCTTACAAGGCCTGGATAAGTAACTAACATGACCGATTGGCATCAGTGGTTACCTTTTAATACTTGACAGATAAGACAATTTGAAGTGGTTACATCTctgtaaattaaacattgttttcGTTGTCAGTTGGCTAATAAGGCCATAGAGGGTCAATAACAATCTAttaaagtctgtgaaaatgaTCCCTTTTCTGGGCTAATagactatttggccaaaagtatgtggacacctgaccatcacacctatatgtgtttgttgagcATCCATTCCAAGGCATTATTTGCCCCGTTGCTACTacaacagcctccactcttctgggaaggcttcccactaggttttggaacgtggctgtggggatttgattcagccacaagagctttagtgaggttgggcactgatgttgggcgataAGGCTTGGCGGGCATGTGGCATTCCAGTtcgtcccagaggtgttcagtggggttgaggtcagggctctgtgcaggccatgaGTTCATTCACACCAACTGTATCAAGCCATGTGTTtgtggaccttgctttgtgcacaggtttGGGATAGGaacttagttccagtgaaggcaaatcttaatgctacagcatacacagacattctagacaattttgGGGGAGGtctacatatgtgtgtgatggtcaggtatctaCATACCTTTGACCATATAGCCCTTTAGCTAATCTCTTGTCCAGTGCTtacagctaaataatttatataaaagcaTGTGAGGATCTGGTACAGAAGCCATGATGGTTCGTGTTTAGAAAACCGGAGGGATCAGTTGAAATACATGGCTGGGTCCACATCTGGTCTGCCAGTTGATGACCAATGGTCTAAAGTACTGTATCAGTAAAAGCAGTTCTGTAAAATAACGGCTACATAATGGCACTTACTTGTTGGTTCCAAAGTCATAGGCTTCACATGATGCTAAGACACTGTCCTCATTGACTCCTCCAACCACAATGATCTTTCCTTTATGGACAACTGCCCCAAACATGGACCGTGGTGTTTTCATTGCTGCTAGCTCCTTCCATTCAGACTTCTTGTGGTTATATGCAAACATCTTGTTGATGGTTTTGCTATTttgtacaaagaaaaaaacacactatgAACCACACTATAAGAATATTATAAGAATCTAGTTTGTTATGGTGAGCATTGCTTTAACACTGGTCCTACTTGTCATCTGTCTTTCCTCCTATACAGTAGACCAGGCCGTTTTGTGAGATCACACTGTGCCCGTGTAGCTTCAGG includes these proteins:
- the fastkd1 gene encoding FAST kinase domain-containing protein 1, mitochondrial, producing the protein MLRLCTLRCHPHRLFHHGAVCQDHVMGQLRACTAEDQLFDVVSKNKAKLSVSHVGFAVGLLWQFQRERPEMLRTVKLIRAHPQFLTLRVLAENKISLMDDVTVVDILYGGLRLQIEPHDSLIQQLVVEAWNRLERFPMTTLSKLSICLNDLGLHHSPLMGHITEIVNQRLDSIEDARVLTTLMISMSSLLSVRLRDALIEKAEILLDRMDTFHYNNPRRVVQFLRHLKCIHRPLLEKCSRILLKNVPNLDVENLSIIVTLYQSMPFSNWDFRQAAMQRLMELMDSCTDPESFTKLFIALGPLAGPATRERLESTALLLADQLNAHQALVIAETLEEMQSRNFQLINKIASVLHRNLEVYRPVEIAKIIQALILLHCQSPELFSRLKSIVLHYLQTCVHIYEVIMLTRVLAMLPSARIEESVFSRIDAVLPQCSLIGLSSLTTAVAKWMRNDPSYSQSAHSKYVRLLQNLNHCAHERVQMVKRLDLLMEELKFMSGEWFEEMLLEETLVVLQRLADQLTWTNMLDMVLFLTRTTYRSTPLLDRIVTVALENTHKIHYSAIYITLLPFAVLNYDSPKVDELFDAYIQHFTPKISSFDPHMLVLLAYVLALTNRFPEPLIREIFRVDFLAKLDAQLETLSSAQNMRVRSRLMQLNRAVCLECPEFQVPWFHERYCMQLHRRDHSSVNLAQQQIHRMLGEVLGGINCVRVAVLTPYFYTVDYECVLDRNQQAVPYSKMSELQINEDGKVHWDSGSEKERTELPPGAQRIALDFLNSKSFCKNSQHLKGDVLMRKRHLEILGYHVLQIPHFEWNSMELSTPDAWKEYLRKKLFTELP